From the genome of Marivivens aquimaris, one region includes:
- the dhaL gene encoding dihydroxyacetone kinase subunit DhaL, producing the protein MTDDIRTKKLINAPEDIISHALAGMISAHPDMLMIEGATGRAVVAKDGPRDGKVGIVIGGGSGHEPAFAGYVGRGLADAAAVGNVFASPSPEQIMDAARAADGGAGVMFLYGNYTGDVLNFDMAAEECEGMGIPARSVAVTDDVASAPADRIGERRGIAGDFFVFKIAGAAAEQGRDLDACLAAARKANDNCRSMGVALTACSMPQTGKPNFHIGHDEMEIGMGVHGEPGMRRGKLETADEVTDELVEKILNDMPLGQGDEVAVLVNGLGATGQLELYIIHRRVAQILDERGVKIHHSWVGEYCTSLEMAGASVTFLKLDDDLKGLLDTPCRTPALTVAGQLAPAGKRTKRDHSAGAASNAIDLSTLAVDGEVTPAIFKTMMLSVADAIRENRDWLSELDGVIGDGDHGITMDIGWTAVRGEIEGKDFQTISELSETMAKSFLDAVGASSGPLYASAFRRAGQSVSSRLNLDAGALVDWIEGICVGIQSRGGAQVGDKTMIDAWVPAVAKAKEALQSGADLNGCLDAAIAGATSGRDFTATIESRRGRSAKLGDRSIGHVDPGAASAVVILTAMKSGI; encoded by the coding sequence ATGACCGACGACATTCGCACCAAGAAACTCATCAACGCCCCCGAAGACATCATCTCCCACGCACTTGCAGGCATGATCTCGGCCCACCCCGACATGCTGATGATCGAAGGCGCGACCGGACGCGCTGTCGTGGCCAAGGACGGCCCGCGCGACGGTAAGGTCGGCATCGTCATTGGCGGCGGCTCTGGTCACGAGCCCGCATTCGCCGGTTACGTCGGTCGCGGCCTCGCAGACGCTGCGGCAGTCGGCAACGTATTCGCCTCCCCTTCGCCCGAACAGATCATGGACGCTGCCCGCGCTGCGGATGGCGGTGCTGGTGTCATGTTCCTCTATGGCAACTACACCGGTGACGTTCTGAACTTCGACATGGCCGCTGAAGAATGCGAAGGCATGGGCATCCCTGCCCGCTCGGTCGCAGTGACCGACGACGTTGCCTCCGCACCTGCTGACCGCATTGGCGAGCGTCGCGGGATTGCTGGCGACTTCTTTGTCTTCAAAATCGCAGGTGCCGCTGCTGAACAGGGACGCGATCTGGACGCCTGCTTGGCTGCGGCTCGGAAAGCCAATGACAACTGCCGTTCCATGGGCGTTGCGCTGACCGCCTGCTCGATGCCGCAAACCGGCAAACCGAATTTCCACATCGGTCACGACGAGATGGAAATCGGCATGGGTGTTCATGGCGAACCCGGTATGCGCCGCGGCAAGCTGGAAACGGCAGATGAAGTCACGGACGAACTGGTCGAAAAAATTCTGAACGACATGCCGCTTGGCCAAGGCGATGAAGTCGCCGTGCTCGTCAACGGCCTCGGCGCGACCGGTCAACTTGAGCTTTACATCATCCACCGCCGCGTTGCGCAGATCCTCGACGAGCGCGGCGTCAAAATCCATCACTCGTGGGTCGGCGAATACTGCACCTCGCTCGAAATGGCGGGTGCTTCGGTGACGTTCCTCAAGCTGGACGACGACCTGAAGGGCCTGCTGGACACTCCGTGCCGCACCCCTGCCCTGACCGTCGCGGGCCAACTCGCACCTGCTGGCAAGCGCACGAAACGCGACCACAGCGCAGGCGCCGCAAGCAATGCCATCGACCTCTCCACCCTCGCGGTGGACGGCGAGGTCACGCCCGCGATCTTCAAGACCATGATGCTGAGCGTCGCTGATGCGATCCGCGAAAACCGCGATTGGCTGTCGGAGCTCGACGGCGTCATCGGTGACGGCGACCACGGCATCACCATGGATATCGGCTGGACCGCCGTCCGTGGCGAGATCGAAGGCAAGGATTTCCAGACAATCTCGGAGCTGTCCGAGACAATGGCGAAGTCTTTCCTCGACGCCGTTGGCGCATCCTCTGGCCCGCTCTACGCCTCGGCCTTCCGCCGCGCCGGTCAATCGGTGTCGAGCCGCCTGAACCTTGACGCTGGCGCGCTGGTCGACTGGATCGAAGGCATCTGCGTCGGCATCCAGTCACGCGGCGGCGCTCAGGTCGGGGACAAAACCATGATAGACGCTTGGGTTCCCGCCGTCGCCAAGGCCAAGGAAGCGCTGCAATCCGGCGCCGACCTGAACGGATGCCTCGACGCTGCCATCGCGGGTGCCACCAGCGGGCGCGACTTCACCGCAACCATCGAAAGCCGCCGTGGCCGCTCCGCCAAGCTCGGCGACCGCTCGATCGGTCACGTCGACCCCGGCGCGGCGTCGGCTGTGGTCATCCTGACCGCGATGAAATCGGGCATCTAA
- a CDS encoding aldo/keto reductase family oxidoreductase gives MKDIETAGTWLLGDKRVNRMGYGAMQLAGKGAFGEPRDRDGAIAVLREAMELGINHIDTSDFYGPHVTNHIIREALHPYADDLTIVTKIGARRDAEGNWLPAQSNDELTAAVEDNLRNLGLDVIDVVNMRFMGGGAGHGPSEEPIARQMEQMVKLQERGLIKHIGISNVTHAQTRVAREMADIVCVQNLYNLANRGDDEMIDELAKAGIAYVPFFPLGGFSPLQSDELAAVAKDVDASPLQVALAWLLRRSPNILLIPGTSSVDHLRENVEAATLKLDDDAMAALDKIGK, from the coding sequence ATGAAAGACATTGAAACCGCAGGCACTTGGCTGCTCGGCGACAAACGCGTCAACCGCATGGGCTACGGCGCTATGCAGCTGGCGGGTAAGGGCGCTTTCGGCGAACCACGCGACCGCGACGGCGCGATTGCCGTGCTGCGTGAAGCCATGGAACTCGGCATCAACCACATCGACACCAGCGATTTCTACGGCCCGCACGTCACTAACCACATCATCCGCGAGGCGCTGCACCCCTACGCGGACGATCTCACAATCGTGACCAAGATCGGCGCCCGCCGCGACGCCGAAGGCAACTGGCTGCCCGCGCAATCCAACGACGAACTGACCGCGGCTGTCGAAGACAACCTGCGCAACCTCGGCCTTGATGTGATCGACGTGGTGAACATGCGCTTCATGGGCGGCGGCGCGGGTCATGGCCCCAGCGAAGAACCGATCGCACGCCAGATGGAGCAGATGGTCAAACTGCAAGAGCGCGGCCTTATCAAGCATATCGGCATCAGCAACGTCACCCACGCCCAGACCCGCGTGGCGCGCGAAATGGCGGATATCGTGTGCGTGCAGAACCTCTACAACCTCGCCAATCGCGGCGATGACGAGATGATCGACGAACTGGCAAAGGCCGGAATCGCCTACGTGCCGTTCTTCCCGCTGGGTGGTTTCTCTCCGCTGCAATCGGACGAACTGGCCGCTGTGGCCAAGGACGTGGATGCCTCCCCGCTGCAAGTCGCGCTGGCGTGGCTGCTGCGCCGCTCGCCCAATATCCTGCTGATCCCCGGCACCTCGTCGGTCGATCACCTGCGCGAAAACGTGGAGGCGGCAACGCTGAAACTGGACGACGACGCGATGGCTGCTCTGGACAAGATCGGCAAGTAA
- a CDS encoding TetR/AcrR family transcriptional regulator: MPRTGLSQEELRERALEVTLAQLRKVGSEKLRLVDVAKAMDVKHTSLYPHFANKAALVDAVTAKWLLESEEALAKVCALDLPARERVEQWFMTRYTMNRDRALNDAEVFHAYNLASDAKQPAVVHHLAALRQQMADLMHELGYEGDTAMERARLILRAMVFFIHPAMIAGHAEEDHSAHLRETLDCLLNGMKVRDF; encoded by the coding sequence ATGCCAAGAACCGGCCTCAGCCAGGAAGAACTCCGCGAACGCGCTTTGGAAGTGACGCTGGCGCAGCTTCGTAAGGTCGGCTCGGAAAAGCTGCGGCTGGTGGACGTGGCCAAGGCGATGGACGTCAAACACACCTCGCTCTATCCGCATTTCGCCAACAAGGCTGCGCTGGTCGATGCGGTCACCGCGAAATGGCTGCTGGAAAGCGAAGAGGCATTGGCCAAGGTCTGCGCGCTGGACCTGCCCGCCCGCGAAAGGGTCGAGCAGTGGTTCATGACCCGCTACACGATGAACCGCGACCGTGCGCTCAATGATGCGGAGGTGTTCCACGCGTACAATCTGGCGAGCGACGCAAAACAGCCCGCCGTTGTCCATCACCTCGCCGCGCTGCGCCAGCAGATGGCAGACTTGATGCATGAGCTTGGCTATGAGGGCGACACCGCGATGGAGCGGGCGCGGCTGATCCTCCGTGCGATGGTGTTTTTCATCCACCCCGCCATGATTGCCGGCCATGCAGAGGAGGACCATTCGGCCCACCTCCGCGAAACGCTCGACTGTCTTCTGAACGGGATGAAGGTCAGGGACTTCTGA
- a CDS encoding class I SAM-dependent methyltransferase, with protein MTTEDPKAYWEEFYQTKRTTSSGTPSGILVRVTTDMAPGRALDLGSSNGDDVIWLAEQGWDAVGVDISETACERARGRAETLELKGTATFEAMDLTERQPEGPFDLVTALFFQSSFDFPRGEILNKVSKLVAKGGTLLIVAHASAPPWASEEMKERAKSFPTIESELTDLQATEDDWEFVQVGIATRPAKSPEGEHAQLEDTVIHLRRK; from the coding sequence ATGACCACGGAAGATCCGAAGGCTTACTGGGAAGAGTTCTACCAGACCAAGCGCACCACATCCTCGGGCACGCCAAGCGGCATCCTTGTGCGGGTGACGACCGATATGGCACCGGGGCGGGCGCTGGACCTCGGGTCGTCGAACGGTGACGACGTGATCTGGCTGGCAGAGCAGGGCTGGGACGCGGTGGGTGTCGATATCTCGGAAACGGCGTGCGAGCGGGCAAGGGGGAGGGCGGAAACGCTGGAACTCAAGGGCACCGCAACGTTCGAGGCGATGGACCTGACAGAGCGCCAGCCCGAAGGCCCCTTCGATCTGGTGACGGCGCTGTTTTTCCAGTCCTCGTTCGACTTTCCACGTGGTGAGATTTTGAACAAGGTTTCGAAGCTTGTCGCCAAGGGCGGCACGCTGCTGATCGTCGCCCATGCCTCCGCCCCGCCTTGGGCGAGCGAGGAGATGAAGGAACGCGCCAAAAGCTTCCCCACGATTGAAAGCGAACTGACCGATCTGCAAGCCACTGAAGACGATTGGGAATTCGTGCAGGTCGGGATCGCCACGCGCCCTGCGAAATCGCCCGAGGGTGAGCATGCGCAGCTGGAGGATACGGTGATCCACCTGCGCCGGAAGTGA
- a CDS encoding RrF2 family transcriptional regulator has product MEPPLRQDTRLSRLLHVLLHMAHSDAPMTSQQIADMLGTNAVVVRRTMAGLRDGGLVAAERGHGGGWTLIKDTQDITLRDIYACIGEPTLFAFNLSNPAPQCLVEQSVNTTISETLDEATAALLAKFESIRLSDIQTDVDARRKAAGC; this is encoded by the coding sequence ATGGAGCCGCCCTTGCGTCAGGACACCCGCCTATCCCGCCTGCTGCACGTTCTACTGCACATGGCTCACAGCGATGCGCCGATGACGTCGCAGCAGATCGCGGACATGCTGGGCACGAACGCTGTTGTTGTCCGCCGCACGATGGCAGGGCTTCGCGATGGCGGATTGGTCGCGGCGGAGCGTGGTCACGGCGGCGGCTGGACGCTGATCAAAGACACGCAAGACATCACCCTGCGCGATATCTACGCCTGTATCGGAGAGCCGACGCTCTTCGCATTCAACCTGTCGAACCCCGCGCCGCAATGTCTGGTGGAGCAGTCGGTGAATACGACGATTTCCGAAACGCTGGACGAGGCGACCGCGGCGCTACTAGCAAAGTTCGAAAGCATCCGCCTGTCCGACATCCAGACCGACGTGGATGCGCGGCGCAAAGCGGCGGGCTGTTAG
- a CDS encoding TetR/AcrR family transcriptional regulator, whose translation MTKEPKISAPKKPRSWKQDPEAVKADILAAAKVEFAKHGLSGARVQDIADQIQTSKRMIFYYFGDKEGLYRAVLEEVYGSVRQAERDLNLDGFPPMEALRKLVEFTFDHHANNRDFIRLVMIENIHHGKHMMDVESLMITNTAAITQIERICDAGVKEGVMRTGLSPLMIHWQISAMSFFNVANQSTFSYNFGNDLFDEAGQAALREQVVQSILASVAA comes from the coding sequence ATGACCAAAGAGCCCAAGATTTCAGCACCCAAGAAGCCTCGTTCGTGGAAGCAAGACCCCGAAGCGGTGAAGGCTGACATCCTCGCGGCGGCCAAGGTCGAATTCGCGAAACACGGGCTTTCTGGTGCCAGAGTTCAGGACATCGCGGATCAGATCCAGACGTCCAAGCGTATGATTTTCTATTATTTCGGGGACAAAGAGGGGCTCTACCGCGCTGTCCTTGAAGAGGTCTACGGCAGCGTCCGTCAGGCCGAACGCGACCTGAACCTCGACGGTTTTCCGCCCATGGAGGCCCTGCGCAAACTGGTGGAGTTCACATTTGACCACCACGCCAACAACCGCGATTTCATCCGGCTCGTGATGATCGAGAATATCCATCACGGGAAGCACATGATGGACGTGGAATCGCTGATGATAACCAACACGGCGGCGATTACGCAGATTGAACGGATCTGCGATGCGGGCGTCAAAGAGGGCGTGATGCGGACCGGATTGTCACCGCTGATGATCCACTGGCAGATCTCGGCGATGAGCTTTTTCAACGTCGCGAACCAGTCGACGTTCTCCTACAACTTCGGCAACGATCTGTTCGACGAGGCGGGCCAAGCCGCGCTGCGCGAACAGGTGGTGCAGAGCATTCTGGCGTCGGTCGCGGCCTAA
- a CDS encoding shikimate dehydrogenase: MPLTDTDQVQTTVRMGLIGKGIGLSRTPAMHIAEAEAQGLRCTYDLIDTDTSDYAGHTLRDLLNIAEDSGYAGLNITYPYKVEVIDHLDDLSDGARAVGAVNTVIFRNGKRTGHNTDASGFKTAFEMYLGDSAHDHVVLIGAGGAGVAVAHALARSGVKRLSIFDTDEKRANDLSAQLHESQTDCLSETVSDLVAFLRDTAPDGIVNATPMGMAKLPGTAVPAELHRNSTWVADIVYFPLETQLLKDARAAGCQTMPGSGMAVYQAVRAFELFTGRPADPSRMKATFDAFDTQPRSNAGS, translated from the coding sequence ATGCCGTTGACCGATACAGATCAGGTGCAGACCACAGTCCGCATGGGACTGATCGGCAAAGGTATCGGCCTGTCGCGCACCCCAGCGATGCACATCGCCGAGGCCGAGGCCCAAGGTCTGCGCTGCACCTACGATCTGATCGACACCGACACGTCGGACTATGCAGGCCACACGCTCCGCGACCTTCTGAACATCGCAGAGGACAGCGGTTACGCGGGCCTCAACATCACCTACCCCTACAAGGTCGAGGTCATCGACCACCTCGACGATCTGTCCGACGGTGCGCGTGCGGTTGGCGCGGTGAACACCGTGATTTTCCGTAACGGCAAGCGCACCGGCCACAACACCGACGCGTCCGGCTTCAAAACCGCGTTCGAGATGTACCTCGGCGACAGCGCTCACGATCACGTCGTGCTGATCGGCGCAGGCGGTGCAGGCGTTGCCGTAGCTCACGCGCTGGCCCGCTCGGGCGTTAAACGTCTGTCGATCTTCGACACGGACGAAAAGCGCGCGAACGATCTGTCGGCGCAACTCCACGAGAGCCAGACCGACTGCCTGTCCGAAACCGTGAGCGACCTCGTCGCGTTCCTACGGGATACCGCGCCGGACGGCATCGTGAACGCCACCCCGATGGGTATGGCCAAGCTGCCGGGAACCGCCGTTCCTGCCGAACTTCACAGAAATTCCACTTGGGTCGCGGATATCGTGTATTTTCCGCTTGAGACCCAATTGCTGAAAGACGCGCGCGCTGCGGGCTGTCAGACGATGCCCGGGTCCGGGATGGCCGTCTATCAGGCCGTCCGCGCCTTCGAACTGTTTACGGGTCGGCCTGCCGATCCTTCACGAATGAAGGCGACTTTCGATGCCTTCGACACTCAACCCCGCAGCAATGCGGGATCCTGA
- a CDS encoding DctP family TRAP transporter solute-binding subunit, giving the protein MAFKFAALAATTALVAGMAASANAQTIRFGHVDPDDWMASKKGAAAHIFKNIVEGETDLTVELFPAGALGNEDELVGQAEEGLTQVVMVSGAMSKVCPAAGVLDIPYTFSSATIAWDVLDGEFGDALAEHCLEQTGLRTLAYGETGFRNFTNNTREIRSPADMEGLKFRVQPIPLYVEMVSGLGGEPTPIAWTELPNALSTGVVDGQENPVGVIYNNGLHELQKYMTLDGHVYAADFILISDDFYQGLSDAEQQVVAKAARVAGNMGRAIQQWGTAEGVNKVQEEGMQVYSPTADEIAAFAEKAQPAVIEYLRGELGDDAVWIDNLQEAVSSASN; this is encoded by the coding sequence ATGGCTTTCAAATTCGCAGCACTCGCAGCAACTACCGCGCTCGTCGCGGGCATGGCCGCTTCGGCCAACGCACAGACCATCCGTTTCGGTCACGTTGATCCGGACGACTGGATGGCATCGAAAAAAGGCGCTGCCGCTCACATCTTCAAGAACATCGTCGAAGGTGAAACCGACCTGACCGTGGAGCTTTTCCCGGCTGGCGCACTCGGCAACGAAGACGAACTCGTCGGTCAGGCCGAAGAGGGCCTCACTCAGGTCGTCATGGTTTCGGGCGCAATGTCCAAGGTCTGCCCCGCGGCTGGCGTTCTCGACATCCCTTACACCTTCTCGTCGGCCACTATCGCGTGGGACGTTCTGGACGGTGAATTCGGTGACGCACTGGCAGAGCACTGCCTTGAGCAGACCGGCCTGCGCACGCTGGCTTACGGTGAAACCGGCTTCCGCAACTTCACCAACAACACCCGCGAAATCCGCTCGCCTGCCGATATGGAAGGCCTGAAGTTCCGTGTTCAGCCGATCCCGCTCTACGTCGAGATGGTTTCGGGTCTGGGCGGTGAGCCGACCCCGATCGCATGGACCGAACTGCCGAACGCGCTGTCGACCGGCGTTGTCGACGGTCAGGAAAACCCCGTTGGCGTGATCTACAACAACGGCCTGCACGAGCTTCAGAAGTACATGACCCTCGACGGTCACGTTTACGCTGCCGACTTCATCCTGATCTCGGATGACTTCTATCAGGGTCTTTCGGACGCCGAACAGCAGGTCGTCGCCAAAGCGGCGCGCGTTGCTGGTAACATGGGCCGCGCGATCCAGCAGTGGGGCACCGCTGAAGGCGTGAACAAGGTTCAGGAAGAAGGCATGCAGGTCTACTCGCCGACCGCAGACGAAATCGCTGCGTTCGCTGAAAAGGCCCAGCCGGCAGTGATCGAATACCTGCGCGGCGAGCTTGGTGACGACGCTGTCTGGATCGACAACCTGCAAGAAGCCGTTTCGTCGGCCTCGAACTAA
- a CDS encoding TRAP transporter small permease produces MDTINRIVRRIFAFGAGTSMALVFLIIFVNSVRRYTIGKSLPWGEELPIYLTIYGVMFGLAYAYMTDRHIRFTVLTDMLSAKTRQLLFLITDVITLICGLALIQSGYQFMMRRGDRDSSGLKKTADWIADSTGIVQLEWIGKVGPWQFAIALGGAMLAVAALLRLIERAAELKEA; encoded by the coding sequence ATGGACACAATTAACCGCATCGTCAGACGTATCTTTGCCTTCGGAGCGGGAACGTCGATGGCCCTCGTGTTTCTCATCATCTTCGTGAACTCGGTCCGTCGCTACACCATCGGCAAGTCGCTGCCGTGGGGCGAGGAGCTTCCGATTTACCTGACGATCTATGGCGTCATGTTCGGTCTGGCCTATGCCTATATGACCGACCGCCACATCCGTTTCACCGTGCTGACGGACATGCTGAGCGCCAAGACCCGCCAGCTTCTGTTCCTCATCACGGACGTCATCACTCTGATCTGCGGCCTTGCGCTGATCCAGTCGGGCTACCAGTTCATGATGCGCCGCGGTGATCGCGACAGCTCTGGCCTGAAGAAAACCGCCGACTGGATCGCCGACAGCACCGGCATCGTCCAGCTCGAATGGATCGGCAAAGTCGGCCCGTGGCAGTTCGCCATTGCCCTTGGCGGCGCGATGCTTGCCGTTGCGGCCTTGCTGCGCCTGATCGAGCGCGCCGCTGAACTGAAGGAGGCCTGA
- a CDS encoding TRAP transporter large permease → MVYVVLIVALLIGAPIAISIIAALLTFMSMNDAPYAIRIVATEMYKSLNSYPLLAIPLFVLAGELMNESGITQRIIAFANVLVGRMRAGLAMVNIWASVIFAGLSGSAVADTSALGRVFIPEMEKHGYTREFAAALTAASSVIGPIIPPSIPVIIYALTVTGVTVPSLFLAGVIPGILLAIFLSAYVMLTVKVDKGDQSSDLVSTPPAQALLGGILPLLMPFFVVGSILLGIVTPTEAATFAVAYALILGGLVYRKISFAALPRIFSDAMRDSAVILAIIAAVGAANWLLTYNQVPNMLTDWVVGNVDSKTTFLLATIVLFLFVGLFLEGIAAMLVLVPILHPIAVSMGVDPVHFGILVIFNLMIGLITPPLGLCLFVAEGIAQVGMAKLTRAILPFFFVEVLVLLILTFVPQTVIWLPQALGY, encoded by the coding sequence ATGGTCTACGTTGTCCTCATCGTCGCCCTGCTGATCGGCGCCCCGATCGCCATTTCCATCATCGCGGCCCTTCTGACGTTCATGTCGATGAACGATGCGCCCTACGCTATCCGCATCGTCGCGACCGAAATGTACAAGAGCCTCAACAGCTACCCGTTGCTCGCCATTCCGCTGTTCGTCCTCGCGGGCGAGTTGATGAACGAAAGCGGCATCACCCAGCGGATCATCGCATTCGCGAACGTCCTCGTCGGCCGTATGCGCGCGGGCCTCGCGATGGTGAATATCTGGGCCTCCGTGATCTTTGCGGGCCTGTCGGGGTCTGCGGTTGCCGACACCTCCGCGCTTGGCCGCGTGTTCATTCCCGAAATGGAAAAGCACGGCTACACCCGCGAATTCGCCGCCGCGCTGACTGCCGCGTCCTCGGTCATCGGCCCGATCATTCCGCCGTCGATCCCCGTCATCATCTACGCGCTGACTGTGACCGGCGTCACCGTGCCCTCGCTGTTCCTTGCGGGCGTCATTCCCGGCATTCTGCTGGCGATTTTCCTGTCGGCCTACGTGATGCTGACGGTCAAAGTTGACAAGGGCGACCAATCCAGCGACCTCGTGAGCACCCCGCCCGCGCAGGCACTGCTCGGCGGTATCCTTCCCCTGCTGATGCCGTTCTTTGTGGTCGGCTCGATCCTGCTCGGCATCGTCACCCCAACCGAAGCGGCCACGTTCGCCGTGGCTTACGCGCTGATCCTCGGTGGCCTTGTCTACCGCAAGATCAGCTTCGCCGCCCTGCCCCGTATCTTCTCGGATGCGATGCGCGATAGCGCCGTGATCCTCGCGATCATTGCCGCTGTGGGCGCTGCGAACTGGCTGCTGACCTACAATCAGGTGCCGAACATGCTGACCGACTGGGTTGTCGGCAATGTGGACAGCAAGACGACGTTCCTGCTGGCGACCATCGTGCTGTTCCTCTTCGTGGGTCTCTTCCTCGAAGGCATCGCGGCCATGCTGGTGCTCGTTCCGATCCTCCACCCCATCGCTGTGTCGATGGGTGTCGATCCGGTGCACTTCGGTATCCTCGTGATCTTCAACCTGATGATCGGTCTGATTACCCCGCCGCTCGGCCTCTGCCTTTTCGTGGCCGAAGGCATTGCTCAGGTCGGCATGGCGAAACTCACCCGCGCCATCCTGCCGTTCTTCTTTGTCGAAGTCCTTGTTCTGCTCATCCTGACCTTCGTGCCCCAGACCGTGATCTGGCTGCCGCAAGCGCTGGGATATTAA
- a CDS encoding bifunctional sugar phosphate isomerase/epimerase/4-hydroxyphenylpyruvate dioxygenase family protein has product MKTSIATVSISGTLTEKLAAISAAGYDGIEIFEQDFIAHDGSPAEVGRMVRDHGLEITMLQPFRDFECLPEPLRYKAFDRAERKFDLMQELGTDLILICSSCHPASLGGIDRAANDLNELGERAKARGLRVGYEALAWGRHVNDHRDAWEIVRRADHDNIGLILDSFHTLGRGLSPESIRSIPGDKIFFVQLADAPAIPMDLLYWSRHFRNMPGEGDLDVRGFMQAVMAAGYTGPLSLEIFNDQFRGGNARTVAKDGYRSLITLMDDVRKAEPEVKVDLPAIPSRIGVHGVEFIEFTARGDDAGKLAGLLGSLGFVRTARHRNKDIDLWQQGEIRIVVNSDPEGHAAHVWNARGLSVCDIGLRVSSAQDTVERARALGMSPFDQPLGPGELDIPAIRGLEGSILHFIDEDSGLSRVWDVEFVPTGDKAKGAGLKRIDHLAQTMSYDDMLSWTLFYSSLFDMQKSPMVDVIDPDGLVRSQIVESKGGEMRVTLNGAETHRTLAGNFLASNFGASVQHIALDTDDIFATAKALADCKFEVLPIPANYYADLASRFDISPDLLARLKAANVLYDEENGRSFFQLYSRSFAGGMFFEIVQRGDGYTGFGGPNAPFRIAAQKRLGRVKGVPAA; this is encoded by the coding sequence ATGAAAACCTCGATTGCCACCGTCTCCATCTCCGGCACGCTTACCGAAAAGCTCGCAGCGATTTCGGCGGCGGGGTACGATGGCATCGAGATTTTCGAGCAGGATTTCATCGCGCATGACGGCTCCCCCGCCGAGGTGGGCCGCATGGTGCGCGATCACGGGCTGGAGATCACAATGCTCCAGCCGTTCCGCGATTTCGAATGCCTGCCCGAGCCGCTGCGCTACAAGGCGTTCGACCGTGCGGAGCGGAAATTCGACCTCATGCAGGAACTGGGCACCGACCTCATCCTGATCTGCTCGTCATGCCATCCCGCCTCGCTCGGCGGGATCGACCGTGCTGCCAATGACCTCAATGAGCTGGGCGAGCGCGCCAAGGCGCGAGGTCTGCGGGTCGGTTACGAGGCGCTTGCGTGGGGCCGCCATGTCAACGACCACCGCGACGCGTGGGAAATCGTGCGCCGCGCCGATCATGACAACATCGGTCTGATCCTCGACAGCTTCCACACGCTGGGTCGCGGACTGTCGCCCGAAAGCATCCGCTCGATCCCCGGTGACAAGATTTTCTTTGTCCAGCTGGCCGATGCGCCCGCGATCCCGATGGATCTGCTCTACTGGTCCCGCCATTTCCGCAACATGCCGGGCGAAGGCGATCTGGACGTGCGCGGCTTTATGCAGGCGGTCATGGCGGCGGGCTACACCGGCCCGCTCAGCCTCGAGATTTTCAACGACCAGTTCCGCGGCGGCAATGCTCGCACCGTGGCCAAGGATGGCTACCGCTCGCTCATCACCCTGATGGACGACGTGCGCAAAGCCGAACCGGAGGTCAAAGTCGACCTGCCCGCGATCCCTTCTCGCATCGGCGTTCACGGTGTCGAGTTCATCGAATTCACCGCGCGCGGCGATGACGCGGGCAAGCTGGCTGGCCTTCTCGGTTCGCTCGGCTTCGTCCGCACCGCCCGCCACCGCAACAAAGACATCGACCTGTGGCAGCAGGGCGAGATCCGCATCGTCGTCAATTCCGACCCCGAGGGCCACGCCGCTCACGTCTGGAATGCGCGCGGGCTGAGCGTTTGTGACATCGGGCTGCGGGTCTCCTCCGCGCAGGACACCGTGGAGCGCGCACGCGCTCTGGGGATGTCACCCTTTGACCAACCGCTCGGCCCGGGAGAGCTGGACATCCCCGCCATTCGCGGTCTCGAAGGCTCGATCCTGCATTTCATCGACGAAGACAGCGGCCTGTCCCGCGTGTGGGACGTCGAATTCGTGCCGACCGGCGACAAGGCCAAGGGCGCGGGCCTCAAGCGGATCGACCACCTCGCCCAGACCATGAGCTACGACGATATGCTCAGCTGGACGCTGTTCTATTCGTCGCTGTTCGACATGCAGAAATCGCCCATGGTCGACGTGATCGACCCCGACGGCCTCGTCCGTAGCCAGATTGTGGAATCAAAGGGCGGCGAAATGCGCGTCACGCTCAACGGCGCCGAAACGCACCGCACGCTGGCGGGTAACTTCCTTGCGTCGAATTTCGGTGCGTCGGTCCAGCACATCGCACTGGATACAGACGATATTTTCGCGACGGCGAAAGCTCTGGCCGACTGCAAGTTCGAGGTTCTGCCGATCCCCGCGAACTACTACGCCGACCTCGCCAGCCGTTTCGACATCTCGCCCGATCTGCTGGCCCGGCTGAAGGCCGCGAATGTCCTCTACGACGAAGAAAACGGTCGCAGCTTCTTCCAGCTTTACTCTCGCAGTTTCGCGGGCGGCATGTTCTTCGAAATCGTCCAGCGCGGCGACGGATACACCGGCTTTGGCGGCCCGAACGCGCCGTTCCGGATCGCTGCCCAAAAGCGGCTCGGACGGGTCAAGGGCGTGCCTGCGGCCTAA